One window of Cydia fagiglandana chromosome 19, ilCydFagi1.1, whole genome shotgun sequence genomic DNA carries:
- the LOC134673730 gene encoding zinc finger protein 37-like isoform X5 encodes MMSVKIEHEDPGICRGCLSSDRKLASVTSGDLYFSLLTEEQKLEALTISQIALCWECMAVLNRTRRFKAQVQNAHKILQESLQLSPTKPTLSSLTVHHKFEYDAVLEEGKPSEEPLVFVEQKPIKTGEKIKVIIPTKYKTTVTTNNVENVKSFKDVINDLLKNVKIDKDADTEHPNNDSDDGEDDENFETDDRNYSSSEEMSDIEDDTLKNLPKAAKNTKNSLIKPKQNDVTIMETVTKPLNRKVDTKKIEVPLIKTPAMLKLEMELKKHMSVMKVAPKKATINSQKKRDEKKVTNDKNIHKSDPDEDEPIRKKQKQPELDPDFDVGGDDDYATDDSEEFKAIGIKKSAEDDGKTEKQRKFRKTITHYKNIAEVSSYFTEIEMSEQEIRSALDKDDAIVRDKKPKKCNICGVLFGHRRALNYHALRLHKGNYPGQYRKGGWYNPPLVYPEKSVWRCHICDRMMRKEHIVAHMDEYHRTQYFCNGDGCEWCEKPFWEREDFDQHWEEIHKKAICDYCEKNKRCKKYLEAHMQKSHAKRVKYVIQNTQCKMCLKTLSSRDALKNHILYVHEKYEEPVEQRYCVECDMTFKRIAIFNKHFVEHHSGLPKPKYPCEHCGRVMSNKTTFQNHVRLFHEGKTDYRCHICGKYLSKADVLKKHLDMHNNVKLPKTKKCNICGRLFVSNIKLRYHTYTHTGERPFQCPHCETAFSQPHCLRIHLMKQHNIDARVKSDGTITEITGTEIVDCVTREQSDVFTARSYFDS; translated from the exons ATGATGAGTGTCAAAATAGAGCACGAAGATCCAGGAATATGTCGTGGCTGCCTCAGTTCAGACAGGAAGCTTGCTTCTGTGACTTCTGGCGACCTGTACTTTTCTCTATTGACAGAAGAGCAAAAACTGGAA GCATTAACCATATCGCAGATAGCTCTGTGTTGGGAGTGTATGGCTGTGCTTAACAGGACGCGCAGGTTTAAAGCCCAAGTTCAAAATGCGCACAAAATTCTGCAAGAATCTTTACAACTTTCG CCAACAAAACCTACCCTTTCTTCACTTACGGTCCATCACAAATTTGAATATGATGCTGTTCTTGAAGAAGGCAAACCATCTGAAGAACCATTAGTTTTCGTTGAACAAAAACCAATTAAAACAGGAGAAAAAATAAAAGTTATCATTCCCACAAAGTATAAAACTACAGTTACAACAAACAATGTAGAAAATGTAAAAAGTTTCAAAGATGTTATAAACGATCTTTTAAAAAATGTGAAAATTGATAAAGATGCTGATACTGAACATCCCAATAATGACAGTGACGATGGTGAAGATGATGAGAACTTTGAAACTGATGATAGAAATTATAGTTCATCTGAAGAAATGTCAGATATCGAAGATGATACTCTAAAAAACTTACCAAAAGCTGCTAAGAATACTAAGAATAGTTTAATAAAACCAAAGCAAAATGATGTAACTATTATGGAAACAGTCACTAAACCCCTAAACCGAAAAGTGGACACAAAGAAAATAGAAGTTCCATTGATTAAAACTCCTGCAATGCTAAAATTGGAAATGGAATTAAAAAAGCACATGAGTGTTATGAAGGTTGCACCAAAAAAGGCAACAATCAACTCGCAAAAGAAACGTGATGAAAAAAAAGTGACTAATGACAAAAATATCCATAAATCAGATCCTGATGAAGACGAGccaataagaaaaaaacaaaagcagCCAGAGTTAGATCCAGATTTTGATGTAGGCGGTGATGATGATTATGCTACAGATGATAGTGAAGAATTTAAAGCAATTGGCATAAAGAAAAGTGCAGAAGATGATGGCAAAACGGAGAAACAACGTAAATTTAGGAAAACAAttacacattataaaaatattgctgAAGTGTCCTCATATTTTACAGAAATCGAAATGAGTGAGCAAGAAATAAGGAGCGCATTAGACAAGGATGATGCAATCGTTAGAGATAAGAAACCTAAAAAATGTAACATATGTGGAGTGCTGTTTGGACATAGGAGAGCCTTAAATTATCATGCGTTGAGGTTACATAAAGGCAAT TATCCCGGCCAATACAGAAAAGGAGGTTGGTACAACCCACCACTAGTTTATCCTGAGAAGTCTGTATGGCGGTGCCACATTTGTGACAGAATGATGCGGAAGGAACACATAGTCGCTCACATGGATGAGTACCATAGGACTCAGTATTTCTGCAATGGAGACGGGTGTGAATGGTGCGAGAAGCCTTTTTG GGAAAGGGAAGATTTTGACCAGCACTGGGAAGAAATTCATAAGAAGGCTATATGTGACTACTGTGAAAAAAACAAGAGGTGCAAAAAGTACTTGGAGGCGCATATGCA gAAATCCCACGCTAAACGAGTAAAATACGTCATCCAAAATACTCAATGCAAGATGTGCTTAAAGACATTGTCCTCGCGCGATGCTTTGAAGAACCACATATTGTACGTACACGAGAAGTATGAG GAGCCAGTAGAGCAGCGGTACTGCGTCGAGTGTGACATGACCTTCAAGAGGATTGCCATCTTTAATAAGCACTTTGTTGAGCATCATTCGGGCCTGCCTAAACCTAA gTATCCGTGCGAACATTGCGGGAGAGTGATGTCCAACAAAACTACGTTCCAAAACCATGTACGGCTCTTCCATGAAGGCAAGACTGACTACCGCTGTCACATCTGCGGCAAG TATTTGTCGAAGGCGGACGTGCTGAAAAAGCATTTGGACATGCACAATAATGTAAAACTACCGAAGACCAAGAAGTGCAACATATGCGGACGCTTGTTTGTG AGCAACATAAAACTACGTTAccatacatacacacacacggGCGAGCGACCGTTCCAATGTCCGCACTGCGAAACGGCTTTCTCGCAGCCGCACTGCCTTCGTATACACTTGATGAAACAGCACAACATTGACGCCAGGGTGAAATCGGACGGGACGATCACTGAAATAACTGGGACGGAAATAGTAGATTGTGTCACAAGGGAGCAAAGTGACGTGTTTACGGCGAGGTCGTACTTTGATTCCTAA